A genomic region of Novipirellula aureliae contains the following coding sequences:
- a CDS encoding PrkA family serine protein kinase, which translates to MTNPTDILRLYSENYEKHKQVKMTLKEFLESASKDASLYASAAERMVDAIGEPELFDTSQDSRLGRIFMNRTIKRYRSFSNFFGLEETIERIVSYFRHAAQGLEERKQILYLLGPVGGGKSSISEQLKRMMEKRPVYVLCADDEVSPIYESPLGLFDPNTMGMLLEDDYGIPRRRLPGYMSPWAVKRLDEYGGDISKFSVVRVVPSEQRRCCVTKTEPGDENNQDISSLVGKVDIRKLEHFGQDDADAYSYTGGLNRTTQGLLEFVEMFKAPLKMLHPLLTATQDGSYVGTENVGAMPYQGAVLAHSNESEWESFRANRNNEAFLDRICVVKVPYCLRVTEEKMIYEKLVQNSELGNAPCAPDTLEMMARFSVLTRLKEHDNSSLYAKMRVYDGESLKDTDPQARTVQEYHDAAGVSEGMEGVSTRFAYKILSETFNFDTEEVAADPVHLMYVLEQSIRREQLPEDVEQEYIEFVKEELAPRYAEFIGNEIRKAYLESYHSYGQNLFDRYISYADAWIDDQDFKDPDTGQLMDRDILNEELEKIEHPAGIANTKDFRYEVVKFALRARAKNEGQNPSWNSYEKIRDVIEKRMFSQIEELLPVISFGAKKDNEAEQKHNEFVQRMSKRGYTQRQVRRLVDWYMRVSKSS; encoded by the coding sequence ATGACGAACCCAACGGATATTTTGCGTCTCTACAGCGAGAATTACGAGAAGCATAAACAAGTCAAAATGACACTCAAAGAGTTTCTCGAAAGTGCCTCCAAAGATGCTTCGCTCTACGCTTCTGCGGCCGAGCGAATGGTCGATGCGATCGGAGAGCCGGAACTGTTTGATACGTCCCAAGATTCGCGTCTAGGGCGGATTTTTATGAACCGGACAATCAAACGTTACAGGTCATTCAGTAATTTTTTTGGGCTTGAGGAAACGATCGAACGGATCGTCAGCTATTTTCGTCATGCAGCCCAAGGACTTGAGGAACGGAAACAGATTCTTTATCTACTCGGCCCGGTTGGCGGTGGTAAAAGTTCGATCAGCGAACAACTTAAACGGATGATGGAAAAGCGGCCCGTTTACGTTTTGTGCGCCGACGACGAAGTTAGCCCGATTTACGAGAGTCCGCTCGGGCTGTTCGATCCCAACACGATGGGAATGCTGTTAGAGGATGACTACGGTATTCCGCGGCGAAGATTGCCTGGGTATATGTCGCCATGGGCCGTCAAACGGCTCGACGAGTATGGCGGCGACATCTCAAAATTCTCAGTCGTTCGTGTCGTGCCATCGGAACAGCGAAGGTGCTGTGTAACGAAAACGGAACCTGGCGACGAGAACAACCAGGACATCTCGTCGCTCGTCGGCAAAGTTGACATCCGCAAATTAGAGCACTTTGGGCAAGATGACGCGGATGCCTACTCCTACACCGGAGGATTGAATCGGACCACACAAGGCTTGTTGGAGTTTGTCGAAATGTTCAAGGCGCCCCTCAAGATGCTGCATCCGTTGCTAACAGCGACCCAAGACGGCAGCTACGTGGGTACCGAGAACGTGGGCGCGATGCCGTATCAAGGAGCGGTCTTGGCTCATTCGAATGAGTCGGAGTGGGAGAGTTTTCGTGCCAACCGAAACAACGAAGCCTTCCTCGACCGTATTTGTGTCGTGAAGGTCCCCTATTGTTTACGCGTGACCGAAGAGAAGATGATCTACGAAAAGCTGGTTCAAAACAGCGAACTCGGCAACGCTCCTTGTGCTCCCGATACACTTGAAATGATGGCTCGGTTTTCCGTGCTAACCCGTCTCAAAGAGCATGACAATTCGAGCCTCTATGCCAAAATGAGAGTCTACGATGGTGAGTCGTTGAAGGATACCGACCCGCAAGCTCGCACGGTCCAAGAATACCACGATGCTGCTGGCGTTAGCGAAGGGATGGAGGGAGTTTCGACGCGCTTCGCATACAAAATCCTTTCCGAAACCTTCAACTTTGACACCGAAGAGGTGGCTGCCGATCCCGTTCACTTGATGTATGTCCTCGAGCAATCGATCCGCCGCGAACAGTTACCCGAAGATGTCGAGCAAGAGTATATTGAGTTTGTTAAAGAGGAATTGGCGCCTCGGTACGCCGAGTTCATCGGCAACGAGATTCGTAAAGCTTACCTCGAATCGTACCACAGCTATGGACAAAACCTTTTCGATCGATACATCTCCTATGCCGATGCGTGGATTGACGATCAAGACTTCAAAGATCCCGACACTGGTCAATTAATGGACCGCGATATTTTGAACGAGGAACTTGAAAAGATTGAACATCCCGCGGGCATCGCAAACACCAAGGATTTCCGGTACGAGGTCGTCAAGTTTGCGCTCCGCGCCCGCGCCAAAAATGAAGGCCAAAACCCAAGTTGGAATTCATATGAGAAAATCCGTGATGTCATCGAAAAGAGAATGTTTAGCCAGATCGAGGAGTTGTTGCCAGTGATCAGTTTCGGCGCGAAGAAGGACAACGAAGCGGAACAGAAACACAATGAGTTTGTCCAGAGAATGTCAAAACGTGGTTACACTCAGCGTCAGGTTCGCCGTTTGGTGGATTGGTACATGCGAGTCAGTAAATCAAGCTAG